A genomic window from Macaca mulatta isolate MMU2019108-1 chromosome 19, T2T-MMU8v2.0, whole genome shotgun sequence includes:
- the LOC717838 gene encoding small ribosomal subunit protein eS4, X isoform-like, with protein sequence MGGPLSAPITAVAFGPKQHLKRVAALQHGMLDKLTGVFAACPSTGPHKLRECLPHIFLRNRLKYALTGDEVKKICMQWFIKVDGKIRTDNNLPYWIMDVISIDKMGEDFCLIYGINLRFALHRITPEEVKYKLCKMRKIFVRAKGIPHLVIHDIHTVRHPDSLIKVNDAIQIDLETGKITALKFDTGNLCLVTGGANWGRIGVITNRERHPVSFDTFHVKDANSNSFSIIFVIDKGNKPWISLP encoded by the coding sequence ATGGGAGGTCCTCTTTCTGCGCCTATTACAGCTGTGGCTTTCGGTCCCAAGCAGCATCTGAAGCGGGTAGCAGCTCTACAGCATGGGATGCTGGATAAATTGACTGGTGTGTTTGCTGCTTGTCCATCCACTGGTCCCCACAAGCTGAGAGAGTGTCTCCCTCATATTTTCCTGAGGAACAGACTTAAGTACGCCCTGACAGGAGACGAAGTAAAGAAGATTTGCATGCAGTGGTTCATTAAGGTAGATGGCAAGATTCGAACTGATAATAACCTACCCTACTGGATTATGGATGTCATCAGCATTGACAAGATGGGAGAGGATTTCTGTCTGATCTATGGCATCAATCTTCGCTTTGCTCTACATCGTATTACACCTGAGGAAGTCAAGTACAAGTtgtgcaaaatgagaaaaatctttgtgCGCGCAAAAGGAATCCCTCACCTGGTGATTCACGATATTCACACTGTCCGCCACCCTGATTCCCTCATTAAGGTGAATGACGCCATTCAGATTGATTTGGAGACTGGCAAGATCACTGCTTTGAAGTTCGACACTGGTAACCTGTGTTTGGTGACTGGAGGTGCTAACTGGGGAAGAATTGGTGTGATCACCAACAGAGAGAGGCACCCTGTATCTTTTGACACGTTTCACGTGAAAGATGCCAACAGCAACAGCTTTTCCATCATTTTTGTTATTGACAAGGGCAACAAACCATGGATTTCTCTTCCCTGA